One Sphingomonas sp. FARSPH DNA segment encodes these proteins:
- a CDS encoding phosphatase PAP2 family protein: MRTGEGNRDEAAPRPPRRIPPLLGGLAVIAAGLALMLAAGYATSRWPFAFDRAILVGLRHWHGPAWMPRVAADITALGGGVILTIVVVAVVGLLIVQRLWLTALATGAASLSAGMMVDVIKGLAVRARPELVPHLVDATGYSFPSGHAASSACIYLTLAVLGGQVTPRRSVRRYLLVVAVLLVGAIGSSRVYLGVHWPSDVIAGWSFGTLWALGWWIATANARCTIADER, encoded by the coding sequence ATGCGGACGGGCGAAGGCAATCGGGACGAGGCGGCGCCGCGCCCGCCGCGCCGCATACCCCCGCTGCTCGGCGGGCTTGCCGTCATCGCCGCCGGCCTCGCGCTGATGCTGGCGGCGGGCTATGCGACCAGCCGCTGGCCCTTCGCTTTCGACCGCGCGATCCTGGTCGGCCTGCGCCACTGGCACGGACCGGCCTGGATGCCCCGGGTCGCCGCGGACATCACCGCTTTGGGCGGCGGGGTGATCCTCACCATCGTCGTCGTCGCGGTCGTCGGGCTGCTGATCGTCCAGCGGCTGTGGCTCACCGCGCTGGCGACCGGGGCGGCGAGCCTGTCGGCGGGGATGATGGTCGATGTCATCAAGGGGCTGGCGGTGCGCGCGCGGCCCGAACTCGTGCCGCATCTCGTCGACGCCACCGGCTACAGCTTTCCGAGCGGCCATGCCGCGTCGAGCGCGTGCATCTACCTGACGCTCGCCGTGCTCGGCGGGCAGGTGACGCCGCGGCGCAGCGTGCGCCGCTATCTGCTCGTCGTCGCGGTGCTGCTCGTCGGCGCGATCGGGTCGAGCCGCGTCTATCTCGGTGTCCACTGGCCGAGCGACGTCATCGCCGGGTGGAGCTTCGGCACGCTCTGGGCGCTCGGCTGGTGGATCGCCACCGCGAACGCCCGTTGCACGATCGCCGACGAGCGTTAG
- the galE gene encoding UDP-glucose 4-epimerase GalE: protein MTIDGKVMVTGGAGYIGSHAVLALCDAGYQVVVVDNLVTGFDWAVDPRATLVTMNVADPAIRDVIRDHDVRAIMHFAGSVVVPESVSDPLKYYRNNTAATCDLLESAVAGGVPHFIFSSTAATYGTPERVPVAEGDPKAPINPYGMSKLMTEYMLRDVAAAHPINYCALRYFNVAGADPQGRSGQSTVGATHLIKIAVEAAAGKRGHVGVYGTDFPTRDGTGVRDYIHVSDLAAAHVAALELLVARPAESHVLNCGYGRGFSVLEVLDAVDRVTNMTIERRLEGRRVGDPAELVADNTAILAALPWRPQRDELDTIVRDALAWERRLAERTA from the coding sequence ATGACGATCGACGGCAAGGTGATGGTGACGGGCGGGGCAGGCTATATCGGCAGCCACGCGGTGCTGGCGCTGTGCGATGCGGGTTATCAGGTGGTCGTCGTCGACAATCTCGTCACCGGGTTCGACTGGGCGGTCGATCCCCGCGCGACATTGGTGACGATGAATGTCGCCGACCCGGCGATCCGCGACGTCATCCGCGACCACGACGTGCGCGCGATCATGCATTTCGCCGGATCGGTGGTGGTGCCCGAATCGGTGAGCGATCCGCTCAAATATTATCGCAACAACACCGCCGCGACGTGCGATCTGCTGGAAAGCGCGGTGGCGGGCGGCGTGCCGCACTTCATCTTCTCCTCGACCGCGGCGACCTATGGCACGCCAGAGCGGGTACCCGTGGCGGAGGGGGATCCCAAGGCACCGATCAATCCGTACGGCATGTCGAAGCTGATGACCGAATATATGCTGCGCGATGTCGCCGCGGCGCATCCGATCAATTATTGCGCGCTTCGCTATTTCAACGTCGCCGGCGCGGACCCGCAGGGGCGATCGGGCCAGTCGACGGTGGGTGCGACGCATCTCATCAAGATCGCGGTCGAGGCGGCGGCGGGCAAGCGCGGGCATGTCGGCGTCTACGGCACCGACTTTCCGACGCGCGACGGCACCGGCGTGCGCGACTATATCCACGTCAGCGACCTTGCCGCGGCGCATGTCGCCGCGCTCGAACTGCTCGTCGCGCGGCCGGCGGAGAGCCATGTGCTCAACTGCGGCTACGGGCGCGGCTTTTCGGTGCTCGAGGTGCTCGACGCGGTCGACCGGGTCACCAACATGACGATCGAGCGCCGGCTGGAAGGGCGCCGTGTAGGCGATCCGGCGGAACTGGTCGCGGACAACACAGCGATCCTCGCCGCGCTGCCGTGGCGGCCGCAGCGCGACGAGCTCGACACGATCGTGCGCGATGCGCTTGCCTGGGAGCGCAGGCTCGCCGAACGGACGGCCTAA
- the msrA gene encoding peptide-methionine (S)-S-oxide reductase MsrA — translation MTDYATLAGGCFWCTEAVFKDVIGVESVESGYIGGHVPDPTYKQVCGGDTGHAEAIRVGYDPAQISYADLLAIFFATHDPTQLNRQGNDIGTQYRSAIFPADEAQAAEARAAIQRAQADQSAPIVTTIEPMAEWYPAEGYHQDYWETSGRSNPYCMAVIPPKLQKLRKSFQARSKAASVEA, via the coding sequence ATGACGGATTATGCGACGCTCGCGGGCGGCTGCTTCTGGTGTACCGAGGCGGTGTTCAAGGACGTGATCGGCGTCGAAAGCGTCGAAAGCGGCTATATCGGCGGGCATGTTCCCGATCCGACCTACAAGCAGGTGTGCGGCGGCGACACCGGTCATGCCGAGGCGATCCGCGTCGGCTACGACCCTGCCCAGATCAGTTACGCCGATCTGCTCGCGATCTTCTTCGCGACGCACGACCCGACGCAGCTCAACCGCCAAGGCAACGACATCGGCACGCAATATCGCTCCGCGATCTTCCCGGCGGACGAGGCGCAGGCCGCCGAGGCGCGCGCCGCGATCCAGCGGGCACAGGCCGATCAGTCCGCGCCGATCGTCACCACGATCGAACCGATGGCGGAGTGGTATCCGGCGGAAGGGTATCACCAGGATTATTGGGAAACCTCGGGCCGGTCGAACCCCTATTGCATGGCGGTGATCCCGCCTAAGCTGCAGAAGCTGCGCAAGAGCTTCCAGGCGCGCTCGAAGGCGGCGTCGGTCGAGGCGTAA
- a CDS encoding L-threonylcarbamoyladenylate synthase gives MADSKPRILRYGMAAVAEAAARITAGEPVAVPTETVYGLAADATNADAVARIYAAKGRPSFNPLIVHVPDVAAAAALAVFDDDARMLAAMFWPGPLTLVLPLRERAPIAALVTAGLPTVAIRVPRHRAMQAVLAASGRPLAAPSANASNGISPTRAAHVASSLGAQIGLILDDGPTEAGLESTILAGRTLLRPGPIAMGDLPFAVERRAEGGSVTAPGQLKSHYAPVKPLRLDALAAAEGEWLIGFGAVAGNETLSAAGDLTEAAARLFDALHRADASDARAIAVAPIPADGLGEAINDRLRRAAHR, from the coding sequence GCGAATCTTACGCTACGGCATGGCTGCGGTCGCGGAAGCCGCGGCGCGAATCACCGCGGGCGAACCCGTCGCAGTGCCGACCGAGACGGTCTACGGCCTCGCCGCGGATGCGACGAACGCGGACGCCGTCGCACGCATCTATGCCGCCAAGGGGCGGCCGAGCTTCAACCCGCTGATCGTCCATGTCCCCGATGTGGCGGCGGCGGCGGCGCTGGCGGTGTTCGACGACGATGCGCGGATGCTGGCGGCGATGTTCTGGCCGGGGCCGCTGACGCTGGTGCTGCCGTTGCGCGAACGCGCGCCGATCGCGGCGCTGGTGACCGCGGGATTGCCGACGGTGGCGATCCGCGTGCCGCGCCACCGCGCGATGCAGGCGGTGCTGGCGGCGAGCGGGCGGCCACTGGCCGCGCCGTCCGCCAATGCCAGCAACGGCATCAGCCCGACGCGCGCGGCGCATGTCGCGTCTAGCCTCGGCGCGCAGATCGGGCTGATCCTGGACGACGGGCCGACCGAGGCGGGGCTGGAATCGACGATCCTTGCAGGGCGTACCTTGCTGCGCCCCGGGCCGATCGCGATGGGTGACCTGCCCTTCGCGGTGGAGCGGCGGGCAGAGGGGGGCAGCGTCACCGCGCCGGGGCAGCTCAAGAGCCATTACGCGCCGGTCAAGCCGCTGCGCCTCGACGCGCTGGCGGCAGCGGAGGGCGAATGGCTGATCGGTTTCGGGGCGGTCGCGGGGAACGAGACGCTGTCGGCGGCGGGCGACCTGACCGAAGCGGCGGCGCGGCTGTTCGACGCGCTGCACCGCGCGGACGCGAGCGACGCGCGCGCCATCGCAGTGGCGCCGATCCCGGCGGACGGGCTGGGCGAAGCGATCAACGACCGGCTGCGCCGCGCGGCGCATCGCTGA